TCATCACAAATAGTATATTTATTATCCATTTCATAACTGTATCTCCATTATTTAACAAACAGCATTTTTCTTGTTTCACTTCCGGATTGATTGTCGCTTACCCAGGTTAGTCGGCAATAATACACTCCACTTGGTAGAGATTCTGCATTAAAGTTCCACACTTTATTGCCTGGAGCCTTTGATTGAGAATCTGCTAACGTCCGAACTAGCTGTCCTCTAATGTTGTAAACCTGAATCGTCACGGATGCCTTTTCCGGTGTATACACCATGATATTGGTGCTTTTCTTAAAGGGGTTTGGGGCGTTTTGGTATAGCTTAATTAATTCTGGGGCTTCCCAAGAACTGTGATGTTGAATATAATCATTGTCTCCAGTGATAACTCTAAATTTTTTCTGGTGTGGTGGAAATACCATCGATACACCATTCCTTAACTCGTATACAGAGCCATCGAAATCATTCATTAGTACTATGCCTGGGTAAGTACCATCAATCTGAAAATTTAACTCAATCTCACTCTCATTTTCGGAGTGGATGTTAACAGCAAAGCTTTGATTTGGGCCTTGCCTGTAATCCTTGTATAGGTTGTTGTCTCCAATACAAGCGGCAAAACTGTTAAAGCCTAGCAAGGGATAGGGCTGATCCCAAGGATCCATGGCATCTGATGCATGATCTGAAATTCCCATTTCAACCACGCTGACTTTACCACTGGAAAGCTCAGTTACTTGACAACTGACGGTTTTGGCAAAGATATCCCCCTTATCAAGCATGGGTGAGTCATCTATAGCGATCATCAGGCTATCTATATCGGTTTGATTATACCAATAATAGGCTTTAAAAGGAAGCATTAGCTGGGAAGGCATGAAAACTCCATTCTGAAAGTCAAAGAGATCAGTGTTCACACAATTTCTTTCCTTCACTGCTCTCCATAACACTAGTTTATCGAAGGGATTGCTGATAATGTTCCACCCAGAACGGACTGTAATGCTATAGCTAAGTTCATCATTGAGAGTCACATTAGGAACAGCTTGCTGATTAACAACCACTTTGTTCCTACTCAATAGCCAAAAACCGATACCCGGCCGGAAGTCGAATTCATCTGTATCAGTCCACGGAGTTAAATCTGTCTCATCATCTTGACCTTGAGCATTTGCGTAAACCGACCAATCAACAAAGGGTTTACCCTGCATCAGATTCTTGATTGGTGTCCACTGCTCTCCAGGAAGTCCCACTAACAAGTAATCATCCTCTTCCTTTCCACCAAAAGTCCATGTATGATTTAGAGCTATTGAATCCTCATATGCCATGATGTGATAGGTATTCTGGATCTCGGGACTTGGTAACCAATGCTGTTTCTTTGCGTATGCTTTGATAGTGTATGTGCCTGGCAATAACGATAACTGCTCTACATACTGCACATACTCCCCAGAGTTGATGGAGTACATAATAGTGGCTTCCTCAACGGCTTCCAGACTTAGATCTAGTTGATTCAGATATGTACCTTCATCTTCAGAGAAGATGGGAACCTCCAAGATACCTGTTACCGTATACTCCACCGATGTAACATCACTATCTATCCAGTTATCTAAAAGCGCTTTCGCTTTGATTGTTACTGATCCTGAGTCATAATTTAGCTCAAGAGGGCTTTCGTATTTATCAGAATCAGGAGTGGGATCGCTTCCATCCAGAGTATATCTAATTTTCGCATCATTAGTTGCACAATGCATTGATACAAGAACGGGATCATAGTATAACCCAGCAGAGGGATCGAAAGTTGGGGACTCTACCTTTCCTGTTACTATGTATTCCCCACTTGCAACGGGGCTCTCAATCCAGTCTTCTCGATAAGCCCTAGCCTTTATAGTGACATTGCTCCCAGTGCATAACTCAAGTGGTGCAGTATAAGCAAGAGACTTAAGGGTGGGCTCTGATCCATCTGTAGTGTACCTGATCATTGCGCCATAAGTATCGCATGAGATTTTTACGTTCGTGGGTTCAGTAAATACTCCCTGAGAAGGCTTAAACTCTGGGGTAGAGACGGTTCCAGTAATTCTGTATTGAGCAGACACCTCAGCACTGTTAGCCCAGAATGCCTTTGCTGCCCAAGCTGTTATCACTGTTAAACTATCTGTGACAGTAATGGGATCTTGATACTTAGTAGTATCCGCCTCATTCACTCTGTAATAAATGGTCGTGTCTACATCGGAGCAGAGAATCATTACGTCCGTTGGTTCATAGTACAGACCTTGGGGAGGATCAAAGTATGGCTTTGGAAGTGTCCCCGTGACAATGTAGTCTGCTCGTACAGTGCTGCTTGGGTTCCATAAATCCAGGAAGGCTTTAGCATTTATC
The DNA window shown above is from Candidatus Cloacimonadota bacterium and carries:
- a CDS encoding chitobiase/beta-hexosaminidase C-terminal domain-containing protein; protein product: MRLLRYLILPYAMLLMLWMSLSVLQGQALFLMDESLVTHPQIDSTVDRDAISVRFEPLAGYCYLNTQIRILTTPAIVDSIKYTTDGSDPSNTNGLVYNDTIRVQVIEEALNAQDVFLLKARAYGMGIESNVYTSQYTVHRVTTPVFNPPQGLYYEPQTLSITCDTPGAQIRYRINQGLEQIYSYPIQLLQSCTISAKATKDNYLESHGQNAEYLITGTVSAPEFSPDAFMIAQGSFVFLSCVPDDADIWYTFDGSEPSVNGGTSSLYDNGTGIPINGETGSIIGIKAKAFKTDWIPSPTTEKYYLIDGDIEPPSFSPSLDSVYTAPLHISITSSTPGSQVYYNINSDESPDQNSELYSEAVYIDSTSMIKAKAYHPLLGSSDVSIANYYITGTVATPNIEPQGGVYPMAQEIGIECATPGATIRYTLDGSIPENDEDGFEYEDDRFTLPENSYTVVTARAFKDSWIPSSVAVEAYQITGTVADPSFFPESGTVFTSADYVTIHCPTVGAEIYYTVNETYTEDEPTTDDLKYQGPIHITHDCLINAKAFLDLWNPSSTVRADYIVTGTLPKPYFDPPQGLYYEPTDVMILCSDVDTTIYYRVNEADTTKYQDPITVTDSLTVITAWAAKAFWANSAEVSAQYRITGTVSTPEFKPSQGVFTEPTNVKISCDTYGAMIRYTTDGSEPTLKSLAYTAPLELCTGSNVTIKARAYREDWIESPVASGEYIVTGKVESPTFDPSAGLYYDPVLVSMHCATNDAKIRYTLDGSDPTPDSDKYESPLELNYDSGSVTIKAKALLDNWIDSDVTSVEYTVTGILEVPIFSEDEGTYLNQLDLSLEAVEEATIMYSINSGEYVQYVEQLSLLPGTYTIKAYAKKQHWLPSPEIQNTYHIMAYEDSIALNHTWTFGGKEEDDYLLVGLPGEQWTPIKNLMQGKPFVDWSVYANAQGQDDETDLTPWTDTDEFDFRPGIGFWLLSRNKVVVNQQAVPNVTLNDELSYSITVRSGWNIISNPFDKLVLWRAVKERNCVNTDLFDFQNGVFMPSQLMLPFKAYYWYNQTDIDSLMIAIDDSPMLDKGDIFAKTVSCQVTELSSGKVSVVEMGISDHASDAMDPWDQPYPLLGFNSFAACIGDNNLYKDYRQGPNQSFAVNIHSENESEIELNFQIDGTYPGIVLMNDFDGSVYELRNGVSMVFPPHQKKFRVITGDNDYIQHHSSWEAPELIKLYQNAPNPFKKSTNIMVYTPEKASVTIQVYNIRGQLVRTLADSQSKAPGNKVWNFNAESLPSGVYYCRLTWVSDNQSGSETRKMLFVK